A segment of the Nostoc sp. TCL26-01 genome:
GACTTTTATACTAGCATCCTGTTCTTGAAGAGTCTTAGCGGCGATGAAAACTGCTTGACCAGTTTCAATTGTTGTGTCTAAACTCTCTGGTAGGGAGAATAATTGCTGGAATTGCTGCCAAATTTGCGATAAGCGCTGGCTCATTCGCTCACACCTGTATAATTGCTGTTTGTTTAGAGCCTAGCGTAACATTTAAGCAGTCGCGCAAACTACATTATCGAACAGAATTCAGCATTAGTAGGTTGAGTGGAGGCTTTGCGTAACCCAACATGATGTGAGGAAGAACATGAATGTAGAGACGTTCCAGTGCAACGTCTTTACAAGGATTTTGAGCTAAGTCTTCAATTTTGAATTAATAATTTTGAATTTTGAATTCCCCAAAGGGGTTGACGTAAGGAAACCCAACACCAACATTCATACTGAGTTTTTGAGATCCATGTTGGGTTTCGCTATGGCTCAACCCAACCTACTTTATACCAATTTCCTTTAAATGTGAAACAGTAGAGACGTTGCATTGCAACGTCTCTACATAATTCATGTGTATCATGATTAACGTGAAATGGTATTACCAGCAAATACTCATTAACTCATTGAAAGCCTTTTGCCACCTTTTTTTGCCCTTTCCCTTTAGGCTTAGACTTACTAACTTCTGCCACAGCTGCTTGGAATAAATCATGCAAATGGACAGGAACACTGGCGATATCTGGTAAATCTGGCTCGATAGGTTTATTGTACTCTTGCAAGAGATGATTTAAGTCATTAGTTAAGGAAAATTCTGGACGTTGTAGCACAGTTTGCAATACTTTTTCTAGTGAATGAGGATACTGTTCAGCTAACCGATGCCAAATAAAAGCATTAATACTTTTATCTTCCAGATAATAACGAATTAATTTTTCTGCACCATCAACGCTTTGCCAATCTTCTACTGCTAACAGAGATTGCACTTTACTATAAGTTGGTAAAAACATCTGTCCCCAACGGGGATGAGAAATAGCGGTGACTTGTTCGGCTTTTTTCAATTCAGCAGGTAAATCTACCTTGGGCATCACCATTTTAGTATTGCCATTTTTATCATGCAAAATTTGAGAAACTAATTTAGTATCAGCACCCATTTCCTCTACTGCGGCTTGAATTTCCGCTTCATCAACCCCAGCTTCGGATGCTAACTCAGTCAAGGATTTTGTCTGATCAATACCTAAATCCGCCAAGCGTTTCTCTGTGATTAATTCTTGAAATTCAGCAATTTTTTTATTTAGTTGATATCCAGGCAACGTAATTTCATCACTGCCGAAAAAGTCCATAAAATCTTGATGATATTGTCCTACTGATTGCCAAGCAGCCTCCAATAAATCTGGAGCATCACTATAAAGCTGACTTCTATAGTTTTCTTTAAAATTACCGATGGCTACAGCTAGTTTTGGTTTACCTAATTTACCAAGGAGTGTGTAGGGACTAGAAACTATCCAGTAGGTATGAGTGACAGGAGAAATGCGAGTTAGGATAATTTCTCCTAATTTTAACTTAGCAATTGCTTGTGATCTTTGGGGATGATTCGGTTTAACAATATAAGATTTGTTGGTTAACCAGTTCAATAACTCTAAGCCATCGGGGAGAATTTGGTTAATAGCAAATAACCCCATAAAACTCCGATGCCAGCTATTGAGTAAATTTGTATCGCTCTCATTTAAATCAGCTTGACTGGCAATAAACAAATCTATTGGAGAATGATCACCAACTTTCCCTTCCACAAGAAAACTATCAATAATTAAGTCTTGCTGTGTACTATTGCCATTACTACCACGTAACCGTTCTGCGGCATAAGTTTCTAACGCTTGTGCTAGTTCACCTTCTGCATCCAGCACAAAATCGAGTAAAGCTTGTTTGAGAATGTGCGATCGCTCTAATATATCATCCACAGCTATATCTTTTGGTACAACAGTTGTAGATTAAGGCTTGCGAGAAAATTATCACATCTAGCAATAGCTAGATTTCCCCAAATCTACACTGAGGAGGTTGACTTAGCAACTGCTTTTACAATAGATACAAGACATGACACAAGGTCAAAACAAATGGTTGCAACTCCCAGCTATAGCTATATTTCTCCAGAAGACTATCTCCAAGGTGAAGAAACTAGTCCCATTAAGCACGAATATCGCCAGGGTGAAGCTTACGCAATGGCTGGGGCTAGTAATATTCATGTGATCATTGCCGGCAATATGTTTGCTATGCTGAGAAATAAGTTACGGGGTAGTGGATGTCAAGCTTACATCTCCGACACTAAGGCGCAGATTGAATCATTGAATACCTACTACTATCCTGATGTGATAGTTAGCTGTGACGAACGGGATAGAGCATTTAGTAACTTTCTCCGTTACCCTTGCTTAATTATAGAAGTTGTATCTCCCAGCACAGAAGCCTTTGACAGGGGAGACAAATTTGCTGACTACAGAGAAATGGCATCGTTGCAAGAATATGTGCTGGTAAGTCAGACTCGCCAGCGTATCGAGTGTTTCCGCCGTAACCAAGATGGGCAATGGGTACTTTATACTTACAGAGAAGGACAAGAAGTATCTTTAGCTAGTATAGATTTTCAGTGTGCGATCGCTGAAGTATACGAAGATGTCAACTTTGAATTACCCCAGCCGCAAAACATAGAGGAAATCGCAAAATAAATCTTAAAACTTAGCGAGTTAACTCTGTCACAATTTAACCTCTATAAAGGTAGCTTAGTATTGACTGAGAAAACCGCGAGGTGTGAGTTTATGACCAGTGTGATTCAATCCCCTTACAGTAGCGAACAGATTGCCGCTTGGTTACGTGGACTATTAACAATAGCTTGGGCAGATGGTAACTTTGATGAGCAAGAAAAGCAACTTATAGCCAGTATTACTCAAGATGAACTCGCCCCCAATGTGGCATGGGATTCTTTGGAAGTCATCACACCAGAAGAATTAGCTGCTGTTTTGGGTAAAAATACACCAACTGCGGAAAACTTCTTGCGTACAGCAGTGATGGTAGCGATCGCTGATGGTACATATTCTTCCAGCGAAGATCAAGTACTCCATCAATTATGTCAAGCGCTAGGGGAACCAGAAGATATATTATCAGCCCTACGTCAAACTTTAACAGATCCACAACCACTCAATCCCGCCCTAGCCGCACCCAAAGCCCCCGCAGCCGATGTACTTGATCCTCTCCGCGACTGGTTAGATGAATTAGACATTCAAGACCCCAGAGTCGCCCGCTTTTTATGTAAAATGATTCCCTCTCAATGTCCCTTTGAACGAGATGTCACCCTATTTGGACGCAAAATCGTTCATATTCCCCCACTATGTAAAATTAACCCACTCTATGAACAACTTGTAGGCATCCGTTTCCGCGCCCTCTCCTATTTAGCAGATGAATGCAAAGAGGATGTGTCGCCATATATTTAAGTTTTGATAATGTCTTACTTCTTGATGGGGACTCTCAGCATCAGCGCACCCACCCAGTCTGATGTCGGCCCGACGGGAAAATTCACATGGCACAGCGCACACTCTGCCCTAAAATTACTTAAGGGGATAGAGCGTCGATAGTACTACGCCTTAACAGCCCAAATCTCCTTACCTGATGCTTTTGAGGCACTTTTGGGTGAAAATATAGGTCAAGAAATGGCAAGGGTTCTGGACAATATCTTCCAAACATTGAATGTTGAGGAAACCTTACTGGAAGAAGGGGGGTCTGCACCGGAACAAATTCAGGGACGGCAGAGAGTACATGATAGATTGCTAGCACTTGGCAACGCAGACATCATCCAAACTATATTAAATGACCTGGCACCGATCTGGTCAGAACCTGATGAGGAAGGAGTGGCATTCTTGAGCAGCTTTACGTTTTAAAGCGACCTTGGGAGGGGCATTACTGGATGCTTGCGGACAATTGTGTCCTCATTTTGACTTGGGCGATCTGATTTTAGATATCGATCCTGGCCCGCGTCCACCAGATGCACCTGCTATTTCTGAGGGAGTAGAAGAAATTTGGATCACTGAATCTACGATTGGTGGCGGCGGGGTGATTGAGGAAATCTTGAGGCGCTATGCTGCTGATACCATTTCACTAAAAAAATGATAGATATAAAACAGGAATAAATATGAGCAGAAATTCATGGCTGGAGTCACTAGAGTAAAAATAAAAGAGTCATACCAATTCACTAAAAATTTGATCCAGATCCAAACACGGAAACCCTTGTAAAATCAGAGTTTCTTAATTTTGAATTTTGAATTTTGAATTGATATGACGCGGTTATTGGAGTTAACCCAAACTAGTGCAGATGTTGCCGATGCAATGGCAGATGTGCGGTTCGCCGCAGGACATGGTGAATTAAAACAAGCTAGCTCGCCTCCGCAAAGTCCTTTCCTCTGAGGGGATTTTGGTAACGCATCTGGTGATGACTGCAATTAACGCACGCATTTTGCGTCCTGGAAGTACTCCAGAAACGGATAAACTGCTGCTGGATTTGATTCGTTTGTGGCATCAGGAAGAAGCGCGTTTAGGTATCGAAATTGATGCCAGGGTGTTTGCCCATGTCGCCAGCAACTATGATCAATTGGATCGGGCGTTATTGCATCTTGGTTTAGTGCAGCCTAATCCCTATTGGCGGTTTCAAGTGATTTATGGGTTGTTGTGGGCGAGAGGAAATATAGTGCGTTCACGAAGTGTCCGCTCTGCGGATTGTAGATGCTTTACGCAATCGCACCCACCCATACCGCTATAATCATCGATTAATTGAGGCACAATAGAACCAAAGGCACTGTGAACACACAATGACTACTCAATTGATGATTCAACCCTCATCCTTAATGTCTTCTGGTATCAGGATGAGCGAATTCGGTGACATTTATCTATTTAAATTTACCGATGAGCTACAGTCTCGCTTTGAAGAACTGTTAGAGAAGAAAAAAGCTGATACGCTCACTTCTGAAGAAGAAGCTGAATATGTAGGCATCTCCGAATTAGAGCGGATCTTTACCTTGATTAACGCTCAACTAGCGGCGAAAAGTAAATGGTGTCCGAACAAACTCGAAGACTTGTAAGAAAACGAGCTGAGTATCTCTGCGAATACTGCCACTCTCCAGAATACTTGAGTCCAGACCGTTTTACCATTGACCATATCATACCGCAGTCTTTGGGTGGCTCTGATGAACTGGATAATTTGGCGTTAGCTTGTCATCGCTGTAATGAGCGTCACTATAATTTTACAGTAGGTACTGATCCCAAAACCCAAGAACAAGTCCCTCTATTTCATCCCCGTCAACAACAATGGTCTGAGCATTTTATTTGGACAAAAGACGGGACAAAAATTGTCGGTACAACTCCTACAGGGAGAGCTACTAGCGATCGCTTTGACTTCAATGATGAACGTCGGGATGAGCCTTCGATTCAAGTGGCTCGTCGTTTTTGGGTAGAAGCGGGTTGGCATCCACCTCAGTCAGATCCACGTCAAGAATAAGAAAAAATGCCTTCCCGCTATATTCACTCCCGCCTAAGTTCCCGCCAAATCCCTGACTTACTCCAAACAATCTTCGTCGCCGAACTTATCACCCCCAGCCAATGCGTGTGGCTTGTTTCCCCGTGGATATCTGACATCCCTGTTATCGATAATACCGCCAACACCTTCTTGTGCTTATTTCAGGATTGTTTATTACCCACTCTAATATACTAATACCAATTCACTAAAAATCTGATACAGATCCAAACACGGAAACCCTTGTAGAACAAGGCTTTCTTAATTTTGAATTTTGAATTTTGAATTGGTATAACTATGTGATATTCAAAAGCGATGACTAATGCTAGCAATGCAGATATCCGCCACTTCCTAAAGCAGTTTTTTGGCACTGACAACAAATTTGACCTTGGCAAGATTGAACGTGGCGAAGGAAAACAAGCCAAAATCCGTCCTTGGGTCGAGTTGTTGACCAAAGGCGAACCTCAGCCAACAATACTTCCCTGCTGGCGTTCCTCAATATTCGGGATATAGAGATGACCGTCATTCAGCAATCGTGCAACATCTCCAAAAGTGATGTTGGCAACATAACTTATTTGTGTACCCAGAGAACCGCGCTGTACGGGAACGCCTTTTATAACGAGTTCAAATATTATTTTTATAGTGAATTTTCATTGTCGTGCAAGAGGTTTATTGCCTATTGCAAGAGCGCCTATTGGCTACCTACGCAAATTATTTCAGTAATCAAATCGGATTCTTATAGCTGATTAAAAACTTATAATAGATAACTCACAACTCAGCACTCACTACTCATGCAATTTATCGACCAAGCATCAATTGAAGTAGAAGCAGGTAAAGGTGGCGATGGTATCGTCGCTTTCCGGCGAGAAAAATATGTACCCGCAGGTGGCCCCTCTGGCGGTAATGGTGGACGTGGTGGTTCAGTGATTTTCGTCGCTGTGGAAAACCTGCAAACCTTGTTAGACTTCCGCTACAACCATATATTTAAAGCTGAAAATGGTGGACGTGGCGGCCCTAACAATTGCACTGGTGCTTCTGGTAAAGATTTAATCATCGAAGTTCCTTGTGGAACAGCTATTTATGATGCAGAGACAGGAGATTTATTGGGTGATTTAACCGCACCCAACCAAAGACTAATCATTGCCCAAGGTGGTAAAGGTGGTTTAGGGAACCAACACTTTTTAAGCAACCGTAACCGCGCCCCAGAATATGCTTTACCAGGATTACCGGGAGACAGAAAATTACTCCGTCTAGAATTGAAACTCTTGGCAGAAGTGGGAATTATTGGTTTACCCAACGCTGGTAAATCAACTCTAATATCATCTTTATCCGCCGCACGTCCCAAAATTGCTGACTATCCCTTCACAACCTTAATACCCAATTTAGGTGTAGTCCGCAAACCCACAGGAGATGGTACAGTATTCGCGGATATCCCTGGACTCATCGAAGGCGCAGCCGAAGGTGCAGGACTAGGACATGATTTTTTACGCCACATTGAACGGACACGAGTATTACTGCATTTAATTGACGCTACCAGCGATGATATCATCAGAGACTACAATACGATTCAGCAAGAATTACAAGCTTACGATCGCGGTTTAACGGAAAAAATGCAGATTTTAGCCCTCAATAAAATAGATGCAGTTGACAGAGAAACTGTAGATTTAGAAGCGCTAGCAACCCAATTAAATCATCTTTCCTACGCTCCAGTTTTCTTAATTTCTGCTGTGACACGCACAGGTTTAGAGCCTATGTTACAAGAACTGTGGGGACTCCTCGATCAAATCAATGCCCTGGAAGCAGCAGAGGTGCTGAGTTAAAGCCCAAAATCCTTGTAGAGACGTTGCACTGCAACGTCTCTACATTCATTTTCAGCACTGCAACGTCTCTACATTCATTTGCAGAGATTTCTATTACCCATTACCCATTACCCATTCCCTCTACCAATCTTTCTATATGTATAGCTTGGTGAGTTGCCATTAAAGATATTCTCATGCGACTTGTTGGTACTGTGGGGGGTCGAATTGCTGGTGCAAAAATACCTGCTGCTTGCAGTCCCTGACTAATTTGCAATGCTTCAGCTGCACTGGGCAATTGAAAACATAATATAGGCGACTCGGAGGGTAATAATTTCAGATTTGGTAACTTGTATAACAGTTTTTTTAAATAATCTATGTTTTTCCACAACTGGACACGGCGTTGTGGTTCTTCTTTAACTATGCTGATTGCAGCCAAAGCTGCAGCTGTGTCGGCGGGTGATAGGGCTGTGGTATAAATCCAACTAGGGGCGCGATTCCGCAAATAGTCAATTAATGTGGCACTTCCGGCTACATACCCACCTAAACTACCAAGGGCTTTACTCAAAGTCCCAATTTGAATTAAGTTTCTCCCCGTACATCCGAAATGTTCCACACATCCAGCACCAGTTTGACCCATTACCCCAGTAGCATGAGCTTCATCAACCAGCAGCATACAGCTAAACTCATCGGCTAAATCTAAGAGTGCTGGTAAAGGACATAAATCGCCGTCCATGCTGAAAACACTATCAGTGAGAATCAAACATCGGCGGTAGTTTGGTCGTTGCTGGAGTAATATAGCTTGCAGTTCTTTTACCTGACAGTGAGCATATTCAATGACCGTCGCCCCACTGAGAATTGCCCCATTTTTCAGACTGGAATGATTGTATTGGTCAGACAGAATTAAATCTCGCTTACCAACTAAAGAGGCGATCGCTCCCACATTAGCCAAATACCCAGAACTAAATACTAGCGCGTCTTCTGTCTGTTTGAGAGCAGCGATCGCCTGTTCTAATTCTCTGTGTAATTCTCGATGTCCACTGAGTAACCGAGAACCAGTACTTCCCGTACCAAACTCTTGGGTAGCAGCCACCGCCGCCCCAATTAAGCGTTCATCCCCAGCCAATCCCAGATAATCATTACTGGCAAAATTAATTACCTCCCGTCCAGCTAATTGGACAGTCGCACCAGAACGACCATCAATAGCTTGCACCGAACGATACCAATCAGCCCGACGGATAGTTATCAAGGATTTCATTAACCAATCATAGGGATTGGGTAATGGGGAGTGGGGAGTGGGGAGTGGGGGGAGATGAGGGGACAAGGAGAGTAACGAAGGATAAAAATTACCACTGACTAATGACTATTGACTAATGACTATTGACTAATGACTATTGACTAATGACTAATGACTAACCTGCTCACTACTCAAATGAGCGATCGCTTGTCTAATCCAATCTTCTACATAGGCATCCTTCGGTAATCCAATATCTTCACTGACGACGTGTAAGGCGTTGCTAACTTCATGAGCAGTATACCCTAAAGCGAATAATGTCATTTGCACTTCTTCGAGAATATTGGCGGCTGGCCCCTCTGTGGCGACAAAGAAGCCTGCTGATTTACGCCACTCGATTAATTTGGCTTTTAGTTCCAAACAGATACGTTCAGCGATTTTTTTACCGACACCAGGAGCTTGAATTAAGATTTGGGTATTGCCAGTGATGATGGCTTGGACTAAATCTGGTACTTCCAAGGTGTCTAAGAGAGCGATCGCTAAAGCTGCACCAACACCACTAACCGTTAATAAGTGACGAAATAAATCTCGTTCGGCTGGTGAAGCAAAGCCATACAGTAGGGGTACTTCTTCCCGAATTTGGTAATGGGTAAAGATTTGTACCAATTCTCCGGTTGTGGTTAACTGCTTTGCCAGCCTTTGCGGCACTTGCAAATCGTACCCCATACTGTTCACTTCTAGGGTCAAAATAACACGATTACTACCGAGGTTTTGGATACCGGCAACTATTCCTTTGAGATAACTAATCATTCTAGGAAACCAAAATAAAATAGCCCTTCAATAATTCCACCTGCACAAAAATCTTTTGCCAGGTAGCGATGGTCTGCGGGATACTCGTTGTGCCACTGTAGAAGTTCAGGTCGGGCATTACCGACGATGATTCCCCGTTCGTTGCCTACAGCGAACAAAGCAATATCATTACCTGAATCACCACAGACAACTGTTCTTTCTGATGCAAATTCCCACTTTTGACGAAGAAACTGCATTGCCTGACCTTTATCGCTGTTAAATGGTACAATGTCAAGGTCTATACCGCTACTATAAATTAACTTTATATTTAGTTCACATTTTTGCAGTTCTAACTTAAGTTTTGGTAACACGCTGGCAGCTACTTCCTGATGTAGAAAGAAACTCACTTTAAAAGGACGTTGCTCAGATGCTGGTTGCATTGCTAACTCAGGAAAATTTTTGGTAACGGATAAGACTAATTCTCTGTCCCAACCCACGGAGAGAATTTCTGACCAACCAGAATTAGGACTATCACTGCCATCAAGATAGATTTCTGTCCCTACCGACAAGACTAGTCCATCTGGTTCTATAAGATTTTTTTCCGCTTGCAGTTCCTGGTATAGGATAGGCGATCGCCCAGTAGCATAAACTATCTTTGTGCCATATTCTTGGCGATGGCGAGTCAGTAATTGACTTAGTTCTACTAAAGCAGCGTCATTCCCAACTAAAGTGTGATCCAAATCAGTAACAAAAAGAAATGGTTTCATGATTCTAGTCCCCAGTTAATAGTTACCAAAACAGCTAAAAATTGCCCAATTACATCAAGACATATCTGACACCGATTTCATATTCAGGAGTTACCCGAAATCCTGATAGAGACGTAGCTACGTCTCTACGTCTTGTTAAAAGATGTTTAATTGTATTTATTGGTATCTTCATCCATCTAATGTTATTGTGGTGCTTTAATATTCCCACTCCCTCATTCTGAGAATTTATGACTAATAACACCCGAATAATTAGCAAAGCTACGATATATGTAATTACTATCAGCCTAATTTCCTCCATTAATTTACTAAGAACTTCTACCTCTGTCGCCAACCCCATTAACGAAGTAGTGACAGCAACACAAACAAAGCAACTCCGTCCTACTCGACTCACTGCCAAGGAAATCAGCCAAGTTAAACGGACACTAACAGGTCAAAAACCAATTCTTGACCAAGCGTTCCGAGTTAATCTACCAGATTTTGGTTCCTGTGTATTCTTACCCGTGCAGGAATTTTCTCAAAAAACTAAAAAAAATAGACTGACTCTCTATCTAGTCAAAAATGACAAAATAGTCTATACTTTCCCTCAATCACAACAAGTACAATCCTGGAACTTCTCGTCATTAAAAGCTGTATCCTTTCTGGAGCTACATTTTGATGACCCTAATGAAGATGGGATCTTGCTTATTAGTAACTACACTACGGGAAGTTCTGCAAATTCTCGTCTCTTTCCAGTAGTTACGCTTTATAATCGAGAAGAAAAGGGATTTACAGTGTACGAAGATATTAGTAAAAAGCTGACAACACGGAGAGTAAAAACAATTGCTGAAGCTGAAAAGATTTTAAGAAACGAGTTTAATTTCTTACCCTAAACCACTAATCATCACTCAAAGTTTCAATTAATAAATCTATTTTTTGCTGTCGTTGCTGGAGAAAAGTTTCGCATTGACGTAAATACTCAACTGCATGGGCAAATTGGTCAAACACCGCCTCCAACTCCAACTCACCTGACTCAATCCGAGCAATAATTTCATCTATTTCTGCAACCTTGGCTTCATAATTCCAATCAGTCACAGCATCAGCACTAGCAGAATTCTTACGTTTAACCATCAATTTTTTTCTATCCGATATTATTTCACACAGATAATTTTAACCATACTTTGTAGTCATTGGTCATTAGTCAATGGTCAATAGTCAATAGTCATTAGTCATTAGTCATTAGTTCTATACTCAGCACGGGCTAAACGCCCCGCTTCCGCTAACAGCACTCCCTCATACCAATTCACTAAAAATCTGGTACAGATCCAAATACGGAAACCCTTGTAAAATCAGAGTTTCTTAATTTTGAATTTTGTAGGCGTGAGCCTTCCCGAAGGGTATTTTGAATTTTGAATTGGTATCACTCATCTTATCCTTTGACTAAGATACAATCGACTTACCCACTGCTACTGCCTGCGGTTATGGTTAACACCTCTCCACAACAATCGACTCCAGCCGCTACTCCATCATACATTCCACCGCTTGAGAGTGGCGATCGCCTCACAAGCCCAGAATTTGAGCGTCGTTACAATGCTATGCCTAATCTCAAGAAAGCCGAATTAATTGAAGGAGTAGTTTACGTGGCTTCCCCTCTGCGCTTTGAACCCCACGCCGAACCCCATGCCAATTTGATGATTTGGTTAGGAAATTATAAGGTAGCTACGCCTGGAGTGAGACTGGGTGATAATCCAACAGTGCGCCTTGATTTAGATAACGAACCTCAACCCGATGCGATTTTAATCATTGATTCCACTTGTGGGGGAAAATCGGAGATTGGTGCAGATGGTTATGTGGAAGGCGCACCAGAATTAGTTGCCGAAGTTGCTGCTAGTAGTGCTACCAAAGATTTGTATGACAAAAAACGTGCCTATCGTCGCAATGGCATCCAAGAATATATCGTCTGGCAAGTGTTTGAAAGTACAATTAGTTGGTTTAGCTTGGAAGATGGTGAATATGTAGCGTTAACACCAGATGCAGCAGGTGTTATTCAAAGTCGAGTCTTCCCAGGATTATGGCTAGATATCTCTGCGTTAGTGACGGGAAATATGCCCCAAGTGTTGACGGTGTTGCAACAAGGCTTAAGTTCTAGTGAACATCAAGCTTTTGTGCAGCAACTGAGTGATAGTCTTTCTCATCACTCCTCAAGTAAAATCTACTAAGATGCGGGTTATGGTTAACACTTCTCCACAACAATCAACTCCAGCCGCTACTCCATCATACATTCCACCGCTTGAGAGTGGCGATCGCCTCACAAGCCCAGAATTTGAGCGTCGTTACAATGCTATGCCTAATCTCAAGAAAGCCGAATTAATTGAAGGAGTAGTTTACGTGGCTTCCCCTCTGCGCTTTGAACCCCACGCCGAACCCCATGCTAATTTGATGGGTTGGTTGTGGTCTTATAAAATAGTTACGCCTGGAGTAAGACTGGGTGATAATCCAACAGTGCGCCTTGATTTAGATAACGAACCTCAACCCGATGCGATTTTAATCATTGATTCCACTTGTGGGGGAAAATCGGAGATTGGTGCAGATGGTTATGTGGAAGGCGCACCAGAATTAGTTGCCGAAGTTGCTGCTAGTAGTGCTACCAAAGATTTGTATGACAAAAAACGTGCCTATCGTCGCAATGGCATCCAAGAATATATCGTCTGGCAAGTGTTTGAAAGTACAATTAGTTGGTTTAGCTTGGAAGATGGTGAATATGTAGCGTTAACACCAGATGCAGCAGGTGTTATTCAAAGTCGAGTCTTCCCAGGATTATGGCTAGATATCTCTGCGTTAGTGACGGGAAATATGCCCCAAGTGTTGACGGTGTTGCAACAAGGCTTAAGTTCTAGTGAACATCAAGCGTTTGTCCAGCAGTTGAGTGCTGAGTGCTGAGTAGTAGACATCTCCAAAAACGATCAAATGAAAATTATTTACGACCACTTATCCATCTTTTTTCATTGCGTCTTGTAATGCTAAAATTAAGACTAAGGTAGCGGTCTTGTATTCGCCAACGTTTATTATATGTCGCAACCAGTGCAATACGTAACCAATGAACATGGAGAACGAGTAGGGGTTTTATTGGACTTGAATACCTATTATCGCCTGGTTAATCCATTAGGATTGGATGATGAGTGTTTGCTTGGTCTGAGTACAGATGAGTTAAAAGCACTGTCCTGTTGTAAACTAGCTGTGGCAGAGCAGACCCGTTTGGATGATTTAGTAGCGAGAAATACAGAGTCATTGTTGTGTGCCGATGAGGTTGGTGAGTTAGATGATTTGTTGGCAAAGGCAGATCAATTAACAATTCTGAAAACTCGCGCCAGATACACGCTCAAGCGCTTGGAAAAGGTGAAAGCGGCAGCGTGAGTGCTTATATTCGGGTTGAGTTGCAGCGACAAATCCGCATTCGCTTTGGTGAGTGCTGTGCTTATTGTCGAACAGCAGAGTTTCTAACGGCGATGACGTTTGAATTTGAGCATATTCGTCCTCTTTCAGTGGCTGGGGAAACAGTATTTGAAAATCTTTGTTTTGCCTGTCCGTCTTGTAATCGCTATAAGGGCGATCGTCAGACTGCTATCGATCCGGAAAGTGGGGAAACTGTGCCGTTATTTCATCCCCAAGAGCAAGTTTGGCAGGAACATTTCGCTTGGAATGAGAGTAAAACAGAAATAAATGGATTGACAGCATT
Coding sequences within it:
- a CDS encoding Uma2 family endonuclease — protein: MVNTSPQQSTPAATPSYIPPLESGDRLTSPEFERRYNAMPNLKKAELIEGVVYVASPLRFEPHAEPHANLMIWLGNYKVATPGVRLGDNPTVRLDLDNEPQPDAILIIDSTCGGKSEIGADGYVEGAPELVAEVAASSATKDLYDKKRAYRRNGIQEYIVWQVFESTISWFSLEDGEYVALTPDAAGVIQSRVFPGLWLDISALVTGNMPQVLTVLQQGLSSSEHQAFVQQLSDSLSHHSSSKIY
- a CDS encoding Uma2 family endonuclease: MVNTSPQQSTPAATPSYIPPLESGDRLTSPEFERRYNAMPNLKKAELIEGVVYVASPLRFEPHAEPHANLMGWLWSYKIVTPGVRLGDNPTVRLDLDNEPQPDAILIIDSTCGGKSEIGADGYVEGAPELVAEVAASSATKDLYDKKRAYRRNGIQEYIVWQVFESTISWFSLEDGEYVALTPDAAGVIQSRVFPGLWLDISALVTGNMPQVLTVLQQGLSSSEHQAFVQQLSAEC
- a CDS encoding HNH endonuclease; its protein translation is MSAYIRVELQRQIRIRFGECCAYCRTAEFLTAMTFEFEHIRPLSVAGETVFENLCFACPSCNRYKGDRQTAIDPESGETVPLFHPQEQVWQEHFAWNESKTEINGLTAFGRATITALQMNRKSLVRARAMWVKLDEHPPELD